The following coding sequences lie in one Micromonospora sp. R77 genomic window:
- a CDS encoding DUF4132 domain-containing protein, producing the protein MGWLAVGESYEISLVDGKVAARSAGPRATGRPLKTLPKVLRDAPEVDRLRQLAQWLDRHAQECLNRVNTWVVSSLPVPTGLLTRVWPDPAWQDALRDLVVCGDDPAEPGFLRDVTETGDLRVVNLDGETVRLSPASATLPHPVRLPHLADLREFAEQLEITQRVEQLHRGTWGRPADLRDRETTVTDFRGTAVPSRLAARAATLGFRVSGSRVTCRVWEDGRTIEAAIWFDEGYWDSEATLGALSWSVVDGPTLRLVQVGPVAWSEGMRMATALSGAATGTGNKA; encoded by the coding sequence ATGGGTTGGCTAGCGGTGGGGGAGTCGTACGAGATCAGTCTCGTGGACGGGAAGGTGGCCGCCCGGTCCGCCGGCCCCCGGGCCACCGGACGGCCCCTCAAGACCCTGCCAAAGGTGCTCCGGGACGCACCCGAGGTCGACCGGCTGCGCCAGCTCGCCCAGTGGCTGGACCGGCACGCCCAGGAATGCCTCAACCGGGTCAACACCTGGGTCGTCTCCTCGCTGCCGGTGCCGACCGGGCTGCTGACCCGGGTCTGGCCGGACCCGGCCTGGCAGGACGCGCTGCGCGACCTCGTGGTGTGCGGGGACGACCCGGCCGAGCCGGGCTTCCTGCGGGACGTCACCGAGACCGGTGACCTGCGCGTGGTCAACCTCGACGGAGAAACCGTCCGGCTCTCCCCGGCCAGCGCCACACTGCCCCACCCGGTCCGCCTGCCGCACCTGGCCGACCTGCGCGAGTTCGCCGAGCAGCTGGAGATCACCCAGCGGGTCGAGCAGCTGCACCGGGGCACCTGGGGCCGGCCCGCCGACCTGAGGGACCGGGAGACCACGGTCACCGACTTCCGGGGCACCGCCGTGCCCAGCCGGTTGGCCGCCCGGGCCGCCACGCTCGGCTTCCGGGTCTCCGGCTCCCGGGTCACCTGCCGGGTCTGGGAGGACGGCCGCACGATCGAGGCGGCCATCTGGTTCGACGAGGGCTACTGGGACTCCGAGGCGACCCTGGGCGCTCTCTCCTGGTCCGTCGTGGACGGACCCACGCTGCGACTGGTCCAGGTCGGACCGGTGGCGTGGTCGGAAGGAATGCGGATGGCGACGGCCCTGTCCGGCGCCGCGACCGGAACGGGGAACAAGGCATGA
- a CDS encoding esterase family protein, with the protein MGPDSLPLLGALAGLTVLAPVLAAALWDRGRRRGRTAVRVATTALCLLTLASTVLVAANRQAETYPSWSDLLGSSQGRQAVPADPRSAQDRAPGRFVTIRVTGAASGVSLPVLAYLPAAYDAAPDLRFPVVEAFDGFPGSPGSWIRGLGVAGFLDGEISAGRMAPTVVLFPPQTTDPAVDTECTNLAGGPRMESFLTVDVPAAARAQLRVRGDRAGWGVIGYSAGGYCAANLLLRHPGTYAAGASLSGYADPGIRVGDGSETTTNDDLWRLRHLSLPAVALYLSCARTDLHAMRDETALAALAHAPISLTTAFLPVGGHNMQTWRALEPSAFDWLSSWLAAPTTTGARAVAVPVHPLPPR; encoded by the coding sequence ATGGGTCCTGACAGTCTCCCGCTCCTGGGCGCGCTCGCCGGCCTGACCGTGCTGGCGCCGGTGCTGGCCGCCGCATTGTGGGACCGTGGCCGTCGTCGGGGGCGTACGGCGGTGCGGGTGGCGACGACGGCGCTGTGCCTGCTGACGCTGGCCTCGACGGTCCTGGTCGCGGCGAACCGTCAGGCCGAGACGTACCCGTCGTGGTCGGATCTGCTCGGCTCGTCGCAGGGGCGCCAGGCCGTGCCCGCCGATCCACGGTCGGCGCAGGACCGGGCCCCGGGACGCTTCGTCACCATCAGGGTCACCGGGGCGGCCAGCGGGGTGTCCCTCCCGGTGCTCGCCTACCTTCCCGCCGCCTACGATGCCGCCCCCGACCTGCGCTTCCCCGTCGTCGAGGCGTTCGACGGCTTCCCCGGCTCGCCGGGCAGCTGGATCAGAGGCCTGGGGGTGGCCGGATTCCTGGACGGGGAGATCAGCGCCGGGCGGATGGCGCCCACCGTTGTGCTGTTCCCTCCGCAGACCACCGATCCGGCGGTGGACACGGAGTGCACGAACCTGGCCGGCGGCCCCCGGATGGAGTCGTTCCTGACCGTGGACGTGCCGGCCGCGGCCCGTGCGCAGCTGCGCGTCCGGGGCGACCGCGCGGGCTGGGGTGTGATCGGCTACTCGGCCGGCGGCTACTGCGCCGCGAACCTGTTGCTGCGCCATCCCGGCACCTACGCCGCGGGCGCCAGCCTCTCCGGGTACGCCGATCCCGGCATCCGCGTCGGGGACGGCAGCGAGACCACCACCAACGACGATCTCTGGCGGCTGCGCCACCTGTCGCTGCCGGCGGTGGCCCTCTATCTGTCCTGCGCGCGGACGGATCTGCACGCGATGCGGGACGAGACGGCGCTGGCGGCCCTGGCCCACGCGCCGATCAGCCTCACCACGGCCTTCCTGCCGGTCGGCGGGCACAACATGCAGACGTGGCGGGCGTTGGAGCCCTCGGCGTTCGACTGGCTGTCGAGCTGGTTGGCGGCGCCCACGACGACCGGTGCCCGGGCTGTCGCCGTGCCGGTGCATCCGTTGCCACCGCGCTAG